The stretch of DNA GATTTCAGCTTCCCCGCAAAAAACGCAAAGTGTCAAAAGTCTATCTACACCACGGACATGATACAAGTAATAATGTCCCCCCAGTTTGCAGCGACACGCTCCCACAACGCAGGAGCAGAGTTTGGCAGACGTGATTGCAGGCAGCGATCGGCGGGTGGTGCGAGAGACTGGTAGTAATGGCCTGAGCTATGGCCTGAGAACAGAGTCACTCCTCCATGTGATTGATTATTCACCACGAGTAGGTACCAGCACTAGAAGGTGATCTTTTAGCCCTTTGGCTTGTACCTTAGCACCCCTCCAAGACTTCAACTTGTTATAGTCTTGCCGCAACCCATTACCCCAATCCATTGGAGGGGTACCCCATGGTGGGAATGAGGTGGGGTTCAAATGTGTCATTTTGGAGAAGAGTCTATGGTGGGCGAGTTGTCAAGGTCTACGAAGCAAAGCTGTGATTTGAGCGTCCCTCGAGACCATCAAAAACAGTCGACCGTTTCAGAGTGCTACGCTACAGTTTCTATACTGGTAGTCCAAGAACCGTGCCCGTGATGGTGGTAGGCCCTGCCAAGTTGTAGCTCGACTGGAAAGGCTAGCTCCTAAACCCATCTGCTACGTCACTACCAGATGGTTCCAGACTATTATGATAAGCAGCTGGGGTTGGGCCTACTCCTGGCAGCCTAACCGCTATGCTGGACCCGTCAACAAAGCACCTTTACCCCAAACGTAATAGGTTGCCTGTCCTTGATAGCGGTATGCTTCTCCGTGAAATCAGAGGTTGAAACATGTCTTGACGTCAAGCGCAAGTTAGATTGGTTCCTTAGCGACCTGGGAAATGTGTGCAGTTGCTTGAACTACCGTAGGGCCCATCCAGCCTCAGCCCCTTCACCCCGCTACTCGTAGTCTTCCCCGAGCCGTTTCTTAGGCCTAGCACCATCGACGAATTCACCTTGTGTTTCCGTTATACAAGTGAAATTAAATCTCCGAAAATAGAAACCAATACTCATGCGACCAAGAGCCCCCAAACTAAACCTACGGCGCTGGCTAGCTCCCAGCAGTTATGTCACCCTGTTATCCGTTATCATTGATGCTACCCCGTTTTATCAACCAAGCTATGGCAATTGCAAGCGATAGACGACGAAAAAAGTAGGTTGATAGTTGGGCTTGGACAATGAACCACCATGTCGATAATTGAGCTATTCGCACCACCGAGGCATTGGGCATCTCAGCATTGTTCAACTCACCTGGACTGCTGTATGACTGGAAAAAAGCCCACAAACCTGCCACACTCCTTGTGCTCTAGCTCTAGCTCTAGTCTCAATGTTTCGGCTCTATCCCCACGTTATCCCTTACATATTCGCACTAAGTCTGgcttctccagacccaGCTCCGGTCTAATCGAGGGGATCCGGACACTAGGAGACCCAACACGTCTTGAACAAGTATCTGTGGGGAAAATCACCCCGTCAGTTGACCTAGCGATATCATGTCTAACGAGGCTGACGCAACATTCAAAATAATTCGAGACCTCCACCGTACTAGCGAAACACCGTCTTCGAAGACATCGAGGTAGGCAGTCCCACTGCAAACTCCGCCTGCCGACGTAATTAACACTACGGGTACAAGTCGTCATCTtgcgtactgtacttgtagctgtcTCAGCTCACCGACACCATTAGCGTTGGAGTCGAAACTCGACTTGAGACAAACGTTTGTAGGGTTGTGCCGTAATTACTGAAGATTATACTTAGAGAAGAGTAGACTGTTCGACGAAGGTCAATTACGTCACCGCATTAACGGTTGCTCTATCTTCCCATACTTCTATGAAGACATTTCTGTTGAAACATCTGTCATTCCTGAAACAGTATCCATCTTGGAAACATCAGTCTTCTCTCACTCCACCATCCAAGCTGTCTCAGACAATAGAGATAACAAAACACATGTAATCTCACCGTTTCCAACAATTAATCACAGCTACTAAAACTCCAAACAACTCACCACAAACCCCCCCACCACCCGTCATTGCTTTTCATCTACACGCATCACTTGACATTCTCACCAAGTCAGGAGTTGTTTGCGACATTGGACCAAGTCAGGTCTCAGATGGCGTCTTGTGACTAAAGATGGCTTCAGTAGTCACCATAACACACAACCGTCTCACCAGTCCTGCGTTTCCATGATCATGGGTCTAAATGTTATCTGTTCAGGAACAAGTACGGCGAACTCAGTGCACATCTGTTCACCAATGGATCATGtttcgtactgtacagtgaCGCACCAGGTGTAACGCAGGGATAATCTCATCAAAATGCCTATGGATAACCTGTCAAAAGTTTTGGTTTGTGTAGGCATCTTCTccatatactgtatataccCTTAGAGAAGCACTGTAAGATTATCGACAGTACTGCTTGGTATTTGGAAGCAAAGCAAAAGTGTTCGTAAAGCACATGGCTTCCAATCGGTGCTCCACATATCCGTCTTGCTCCTTCTCATTGTGCTCACTTACCAATCATAGCATCAGCGCTAAATACTTACTCCCTGGTTGTCATCATTCATAGACATCAAAGATATCACATTCCATTCATTAAACATTCGTTAACATTATGCTACATGCTTTCCACCTCTGCTTGGGCACTCTGCCAGGTGTCGAGGTTCTGCTTAGCCCAGTCAATGTGGCATTTCAGGAAAGCTCGAATCATGCACTTGAGATCGGCCTCTCGCTCGGCCCGGAACCGCTCCAGatccttctccacactcTCGTTGGCCACAACAATGTCCTTCTGGGCAACCTCGAGAGCCTGCTCCAGCTGTCCAATTTGCTCCCGTGTCTTTCCAATGCCCTGGCGTCTGGAGGCCTCCGGATCGGCATCCATCATGTTGTTAAATGCACtgttgagagaagaaagaCCAGGGATTTTGAAGCCTGAAGACTTTTTGGGAGCTGGCGAGGCAGAGGGCTGTTCCCCAGAATTAGTTGTAGAAGGGCCATTGTTCGACCGTGTTCGGCCAAGAGCGTCGTTGATTCGCTGGGAATCGGCCTCTGCAGACTCCAGAGACGCCAGAGTCACACGTTTGGCTTCGAGCGAGTCGGAGGTCAACTCCAACTGAAGAGCCTTCTGCTTTCGGTACTTGAGAACAGACCGAACCACGCCCGAAAACTGAGCTGACTCAGCAAGAGGTTCTCCGAACTGTCGGCCCAACTCTCGAACGAGATGGTTGGTGGCCAGGTAATTGGAATCAATGGCCTGACCGACTTTCTCGACCGTGGCAGCCATACGAGAGTCAGACTCTTCGAGCGAAAGAGCATTGAAACGGCCTCCAAGCTCGGCATAATCTCCCGCAATGTCTGTATATCGTTTGAGGATTCTGCGGGCCACTTTTTcgagtcctcctccaatcaCAGCCTCGTATTCCTTGGCCGTCTTTTCTGCTTCGGCAAAAAACGCCTCTTGTTTTCCCTCTTCGTCCCCACCTCGGTTTCGGACTACTCCATTGGCAGAAGGGATAGGCAGATAGCTGTGGGCCTCTGTGACATTGTTGGAAGGGTCCACTGGTGGTGCTCGAAGGGAGTAACGGGGGAGAGTAGAGACAGGAGGGGAGTTCAGCACCTCAGACCACGAGGCGTGGGGATCCAAAAACCGCTGAAAAACAATGCAATTGCTGATCTGGGGTAGGTTGCGACATCGGTTGAGAAACACCTGTAGCATGCGTTGTCGGTGCTCAATCATGTCCTTGTCTTCGCGGGCCTTGGTGGGGGCCACGGCGTAGTCTGTAATGCTGTGTTTCTCAGGAATGGGCGGCACGATGAGCGTGGGGAACATGCGGGTGAGGGTCGTTCGGAGCGACTCAAACTCGGAGTATCGTCTTCGCACAGAtacatctccaactcggATGGTGTAGGTAATGAATCCCCTGGAAGTGCCTTCATGGTTCTTGTTGGCCTCAATGATTTCAATTGGTGGAATGTTAGATTGGCTGGCGGTTGTTGTCCTCTCGTTGGTCGCTTCATGGGCGGTGTCGTTCTGGTTAGTAATGGAGGCAGTAGGGGTGGCAGAAAAGCTGTTGGAGCCATCGTCAAACGGATTGGCAAGGGCAGACTCGGGGTCGTAGGCGCTCATTCCCATGCCCCCAAGTCCTCCTATCTGCGAAGCTGCTCCGTAGAAGGAGCCCCCTCCCGCCATGAAGGAGGCGCCTCCAAAATCattggttgtgtttgtggcgAGAAAGCTGGCGCTGGGGCCGTCGTCGGTAGCGTCAGAAGACACCGAGTCCCGGCGATCTGCGCCCGCAAACGGGTTGTTGTCTTCGAAATCggacatgttgtgtggttTGGTGGCAATCGGGCTGTCGAGAGCTGCAGCTGTATGTGGTGAATCCCTGGAAGcggggtcacgtggatgtAGGAGGGTGCAGGTGGTTGCAGGTGGAGCGAGGGGAGGTGTGTGGGTAGGTGTCAGCGAGCGTGCTGTCAAACCACGGCTCGTGaattaatatatataagagATGCAGTCTCGAGATGTACACTTCTTCGCCTTAGGGCAATAGGGTATTTGCCACAACCCTCTCTCACCTCTTTATCTAAAGTAAATTACATGGCCGGTCCAGGTTGGGAGTGAGACTGCACGAGTCTAATCAGATCGAGatagtggtggtgggagggAAACAGATGGGCACTATTGATGGACAAAAATGTGAAAGGGCTCATGAGAGTGAGCCAAGACGAAAAGTACGTCCATTTATCTGTGTTTATACGTCATAGACCATTGTTACACCTCTTATCACTCGCTCTACACCGACTTCTCATCTACGTACGGCTTAACGTTGTTTCTGATCACAGCTCCAGAGATAAAGGTATTATGCTATCAGTAGAGAATTGTGCAGACAGTCTGTATAGATGCTCACTACAGGGTATGGCGTGTCAGAACAAAGCACGCGTctcttgtcgtcctcctcgtgTCTCCCTCTTTGATAATATCCAATAATTAATTAAATCTACGACGTCTTGAACACAAGAATGGCAATCTGGCCCACGTAGAAGTAGATAAAGTGTTTGGTCTCGTGGGTCACGTAGGATCCGAAACTTCGACCTACAATGCAGTGCCAAGTGACGCCGAAGCGTTGATCGAGCTGGGTTAGTACAGAAGCAAGAGCTCGCAGATGGCGAGCGGCCAACATCCTACCAGGAAGGTAGAGGTTTGTCGTAGGTCACGACCAAGCACCACGTTCTGCTTACTGTCACGACGACCACAAGTGAGCCAAAAGATCAGTTCATCAGATTGTGCCCATTGGTCCGGGGAATTCTCCACTTTTTTGCCCTTCGCTAGATCCCGCAGGAACCATActcacctccttcttcacaTAAGCAGCAATGTCCTTCTCGATGCTGTATTTGTCCAATGCTTGCATGGCTTGGTTAGCTGTGTTCTCAGTGGTCGTCTTTGTAAATGGATACTCACTCAAGTCGATGATTATTCGCTGCATGTCATCAGCCTGTGTTAGTATGAACGGAGCAGGTGAGTCGTCATCGTGCTCTGAACGCGTCACAAAAATTTCGATTTGGCGTCTCCCTGAACATGTGTGAACACTGTGTGACTCGTTTCCTCCCAGCCATTGCCGTGTATCGGGCTCACGATTCATCATCGCGTAACAACGTGACGCAGTTGAATCGGAGCCACCATCTCACTCAGGGCACATGGCACAAAACCAAACACCTGATTCCCTCCACCTCTCTTGAACGTACCATGTCAACCGACTTGATAACGGCTATGTTAGTAATTGCAATCAAACCACGCGGGGTTGGACAACCGCTTTGTATGGAGCCATCAGCACCTCCAGTGGGGCTGCTCGACCACCAAGCACCTAGCATACTcacccttcttctcgggaATAGGAGCTTTGTCAGACATTTCCTCTAGTGTGTCTTGTTTTTCACTGCCGTTGCGTTAGGAGTAAATGTCTTCTTGAACGGTGGAAACTCAGTGCACTGCATCACTACCGCGAAGTTTAACATGCACCAAAAGTGGGCACGCCATAGTCTTCGAGGAAGGCATAGACACCCTGCAAAAGCACTATAGTGGGGTGTAAGCTGCTAGGGGGAGAGGCTACAAAGGGGCAGCGCGAGTGTTTTGGGGATCTGGGGAGCAAAAGCTGTGGGAAAAAAGTTATGTCGAACCAATATGCTTGTGCCGAAATATCACATGCTTACTCAAGAGGGCTTAACTAAACCCCCGCCACTTCTCAGTAACCACTTGAGTTTACTTATCGGAAAGTCCACCCATAAATGAGCATGGGATAAAGCTACCCATTGCTTCCTACATCTGTACCTTCCCTTCCAAAGAACACTTGCTCTATGCAATTGGACCCTCTCAATAGCACTGGACCATCTAGATTCATCAACAGGCCATACACTATCAATAgcagtgtacttgtagtacagcTACACAATTGTGCATACACGAGTGTAGTTTACATAGGTACAACGTCGTACTgtcctcgtacttgtacaaacaCTAGAATTGCCCATAATTTTACGTCCTGAAGGATAAATATATTGTACCTCAAAATCACTTCTGTTACAGTCCATGGACTACACCTTTGTTGCTCGTACTCCGTGAAATGCTTCCGTTAGTATATACACTCAAGCTAACAACCGCTCATACTTGCTGacatcctccttgaccagctggCCCAGATCAGCCAGATCCTTCCGAATGGAGTCCTGCTCCATCACCAGAGACGCATACATGTCTTTATCTGCAGTTTctgacgaagaagacggcGATTGCACTGCCATGTCGTTGATATGACCGGTCAACAGCTTATTATGCCTTCTCAGTGCCTCTAGTTCAAGTACTTGGGCCTTTCGTTTGCTCTCCTCGTGCTTTGCTCGATCCTGGAACAGCTTCACGGCATTTCTAATCTTCTGAAACTCTGCAGTGGATTGTAAAGACTGGtctggacgagaagactGCTCAGATACCTTGTTTTGCAGCTCATTGATCCGTTCTTGCATCTCCTCAATCTGAAGGTCTCTCTGGGCGGCGCTTAGAATGTCCTGGTTCTTGACCGCCTGAGTTCTGATTCGTTTAGCCTGGTCAGCATACCGTAGAGTCGACAGCGTTTCGGAGTAGTCTGTAGGAGATATACAGGCCACCATTACCGTCTTGGAGTTACCGCCGaggttctccttgagcagccAGGTCAGCGTCGAGTCTCTGAAAGGCGTGACTGCTGCACTGTTtcggctgctgctctctgCCAGAATGCTGATAACTCGACCCAGGGTAGTGAGAGACTTGTTGATCTGGCCTCCCTCTCGAAGCATCTGGCCAGTGTTTCCCGTAGATGTAGCTCTTTCCGAGCCAGCGAGATCCACTAATCGGATTCTCGAAGTTTTTTCTTCTGTGGTATCATGTTCCTGGTCGAACAGCACCTGTTTCACTTCCAGCGTGAAAACAGCGTGAGAACGAGACGAGGCATCGTTCATCTTAGTTGCGGCAGTTACTCGGTTAGCATTTCCGAGCTCCAAGTACTTTTTGACATCTTGGTATGATTCCACGGGAAAGTCTGACAGACCTTCGACATATGGACCTGTATCTTTAGCTTCTCTCAGTCTCAGAGACGAGCTGTTGTGGCTACCGGGTCCCACTTGTTTTTTCTGGGGCCTCAACAAATCTTGGACTCGTTCGTTGTAGATCTCCAAGTAAGACACTCTGACTGTTACAGATACGTCCGCAGAGGCCATTTCGTCAATCTGCTTGAACAGCTGCTCACACGTGCGCGGAATGAGTCCAAGGTCATCAGGGGTGCCCATCATGGTGTACGATTTGCCACTGCCTGTCTGGCCGTAGGCAAAAATGCACGAGTTGTAGCCCTCAAAGTTATGTTGCAGCATTTCCGCTCCGATCTCATCGTAGACGGTGTTTTGGGCAGCAAATAGCTTCGATGACGGATCGTGCGAGTCGAACGAACGGTCGAACGTGAAAGTCTTGGGCTCCGTGGGGTTTCTGGGATTGGTAGCCGCCCCAGAAGGAGGTTTGATCGTGGTACTGTTGTCGTTCATGGAGATGAGGTTTTCAGCTCCGGCTTCCCGTTCTCGTTTCACAAACGGCCGCACTCGAACCACAACCTTGACGTTGCCTGACGGCATCGCTCTTGCCCTTGCCGAAGTGTGAGAAGCCAGGTTACCAGAGGAGGCGGCGCTTCTCAGGGGTGGAAGAGACGACTTTGTGTGCCGGCCTGCAGAGAGCGTGGAGGCGAGGGCAGAAGCCGGACGAGGCCGGGTGCGTCGGTCTGGGGCGTTGGCTGGCGATCGGCTTCGTTTTTGCATGGAATTTCGCACTGTCGGAGACGGAATATTTTCGACAGCAGTTATATTAACGTATAGTGTTTACTTGTCAGTCCACATGCATGGTGTTCTTGTTGTGTTATTGTAAGCCGCACATGAATTAGGCACGAGTTATCTTTAGAAACACGCGCCTTTGAACTGGGGACGTGGTGGTACGTGATTGTGACgtgttggagaaggggTTTCGGGGcgaaagtcacgtggattACATAATGAGTACATTTTGAACCATCACAAGGTGTAATTTTTGTCTGCGTGCTTTCATTGAAGCAGTTTGGGGGTGTCCTCATTCACAAATTTGcaccaagtacaagttcaagtagCTCCAAGTAATATTAAGAGAAGTTACTTCAAGGAGCGCTTAAGAGGAATATGTATTGTAACCAGATAGCCATATAATCACATGTGTAGGTAGAGCCGTAACAGGCAGCGATTGAGTATGtgcttgtatgtactgcaaTTACCTCCCCCAACCTGTTGTTTTGGTTAGAAAAACTATCTCTCTACcactacacacacacaccgGGAGCTATCTCCCTATGAAATCCAGCCATGCGGTAGTGACAGTTTCATAGTATGGATATCAACGGCATGCAAATAAAAACGGTTCTACAGGTAGCTACTCTTCAAATCAAATACAATTAATAACATTAGCTTACAATACAGGGAAAAGTCCGGTTGAAGAGCTCAGATTTCTTCACAGAAACACATGAGCTCGTAGGGTATCGGGAGGTGAAGGGAAACAACGACAGTTCGCCATCGTGTCATCAAGTCGGTCAGCCAGCCGCCCACGACAGTAGTCTACGACGACTGAGCCACATCATTGGCAATACAAGCCGGAGGCTCGGGAAGGTCACCATCCTTGCTCAGCCGGTAGGACAGCTTAATGGCGTACTCCCGCAGTTGATGGTAGTTCTTTTCCAGTTCGTCCAGCGactccttggactccttgacctcggactccagctccttgatgtaCTGCTCCTTTCGCTGCCGGAACGCTCTCTGGGCAGCTCGGTTCTGGGCCGCTCTCTTGGTGGTCTGCAGAGGCCGGCCTCGGTTATTGACCCTCAGAGGCAGCAGGGAGGCGTCCACCTCGGCCTCTCCGGTCTGAACCACCTGCTGGGGCTCCTCGGGctcggctcctccagcctGAGCGGCAGCAGTGGCAGCCAGTAGCGGGCAGCCAAACACGGCAGCCATGTTGGGCCGAATCGGTGGACTCGTCGGCGTCAGCATCGGCCTCAACAGCTCCGGCAGCCTGGGCGGCCTGGGCCACCTTGGTCACATCCACTccgtcgtcctccagagtGCCGTTCTCACTCTCGCCCTCTTGTTTCCAGTACGAGTTGTTGTTCATCTGTGTTAGCCAAAGAGATAACCAAGGGATAACGGCGTCAATGGCTTGGTGGGCCGCTCTCGTAGTCACTCACAGTAGCAAAGCCGCTCTGGCCCTCTCGCAAGGTCTGGTCCTCGTCTTCAAATTTTCGCTTCACCATCGTGTCGGCTTGTCGCTTACAAATCGGATTATGTCAGGCTTGCGTCAGCAGGAAAGTCGAGGGGTTAAATATGCCCTCTATGAAAAGGCAAAGCGAGCCAAAAAGAGAGGTTAGGCGGTAGGGTTACTAAAATTAGAGTTCAACCAAAGTGGCGCCAATAAGGTGCCGGGCGTGACGTATGAATGAGGGCATGGCGGCAACTTGGTTATTTCTTGTGTCAAGGTCTCTCAACAATGTCCATCTGTTGTGATGTGGTGCTATACGAATATCTGTAATGCAATTTAAACATAGACGTTTGTTCTTCCACTAATTAGGGTAGTACTGGTACCTACTCGTGTTGTAGGGTCTGCCTGTTCTCTCAGGATAAGCTCCAAGTACAACCGATGGTTCCCAAGTATCGTGGGATAGGTGCtcgtactacaagtagctaaGTGGAGCGAACACATCAGCAGATGCCTTCACATAgagtactggtacgaggacgaggagaagcgcTGTGGTGGAGTTCGGCAGCGGTTCTCGATGTTTATATAATACGCCACAATACCAGTATCGACCACCTCGTCTATATCATTCATCGAGTGGACCCTACCCCACATCGGATTTATGCGACGTTGATGAAAAAAACTGGTGCATGAGTTGGGTGAGTTGTGCTATGcgagtaccggtacgagtacgttGTATTTGTACCTGTAGTATGATAAGAGGGAGGGTGTGTTggttttcttttcttttctggCAGTCAGGAAGCCAGTGTCGCCTCTGTTTCAGTTAGTTGCTCCGATGTTGTCTTTTGACCTTGAGCAGTTATTAGGATGTTTAGATACTGGTAGCAGTGTTTCACGTCTAAtttacagtactgtacctgtagaGAGGTCCATAACAAGACGGTGAGAATGCCATAATCCACCGTCTATGTCTGCGAATAATGGAGATTTCGGGCTGTACAAAAGTGGAATCAATAGTGTAGACACGGGAAAACAACATTAGCAGTCTGTTTTTCTGCAACTTCACCCCCAACTACATTTCGTCCGACACTCGTGGTAAATCCGATAAATCCGacgcaaaaaaacacgGACAACGCCAAAACCTAGATTTCGTACATAGGTTACGCTCTGCATCGTGAAAGAAATATCGCATCCTGACTTGTCCCCCAACAACACCATGCTCAACCAAATCACATTTTTCAACAACTACACGACCACAGACTACATCCGGTTCCTCATCATTGTGGCCGGCTACATTCTTCTGCGACCGCGGATCATGGGAATGGTGAAGAACTACCAGACCAAGCAGATGATCAAGCGGGAGcgagaagagctggagaagacgcGAGCTGCCCGAGCCAAGGGCGAGCTCGAGGAACCTGAAGATGAGAAGGTGGCCTCCAGTATCGCCTCTGGATCCGGATCTGGCTGGGGAACCGCTGCTCGATCCCGAGccaacaagcagaagaaggtgctCCAGTCTGCCATCGacaagcaggaggagatggagctggTCAACGAGAgtgacgaggagattgccgaTTTGTTGGttcccgaggaggaagcCCACATTttcgacaagaaggagtaAATATCGAGTCCATGAGCGATGTTAATGGAAATGAATGGACTCGACCTCTTATACAAGGAGATACCTGACGTGTTCTCTTACACTAGCTGGAGAACCCGGTAAGACCTCTTCAAAAACACCATCTTCCACCAACCATAAAAACAGTACCCTTGACATTTCAGTAATATATTTGTATAGACATCGTGTTGGTTGTATTTTGCACGAGTATCGTATTgtaggtacttgtacatactatgGCAATGTTATGATTTTGACTAAGCAGGAATGTAGCATGTAGAAAGGCACAATAGGGGTTTTCGGGGTGTCGGTTACCTACAAAGGGCCCTCGGAACACATCCATCCATCCATCCCGTTCCCTTTCCCCTCTTCCATGGCCCATTCTATCCACATCCCTCCACTTGACTTCCACTCTGTCCAGTGTGCACTCACACCATTAAACTTATCATGCATGCATTTCGAGgtccaatttttttcccaaTCTAAAATTATTTCCATCTGAGGCAAGGTCGACTTTGGGGAGTGTCAAAAGAGGGCAAACAAgtcgagagagagaaaaaaaaacacaccatCAACCACGTCAGCAACATACAAACGCGATCGATCATCACTTGATTCGCTCTAAACCA from Yarrowia lipolytica chromosome 1D, complete sequence encodes:
- a CDS encoding uncharacterized protein (Compare to YALI0D07744g, weakly similar to uniprot|Q9P5L6 Neurospora crassa Related to AP-1-like transcription factor) translates to MVKRKFEDEDQTLREGQSGFATMNNNSYWKQEGESENGTLEDDGVDVTKVAQAAQAAGAVEADADADESTDSAQHGCRAGGAEPEEPQQVVQTGEAEVDASLLPLRVNNRGRPLQTTKRAAQNRAAQRAFRQRKEQYIKELESEVKESKESLDELEKNYHQLREYAIKLSYRLSKDGDLPEPPACIANDVAQSS
- a CDS encoding uncharacterized protein (Compare to YALI0D07766g, weakly similar to uniprot|P53903 Saccharomyces cerevisiae YNL149c, similar to Saccharomyces cerevisiae PGA2 (YNL149C); ancestral locus Anc_2.121), translated to MLNQITFFNNYTTTDYIRFLIIVAGYILLRPRIMGMVKNYQTKQMIKREREELEKTRAARAKGELEEPEDEKVASSIASGSGSGWGTAARSRANKQKKVLQSAIDKQEEMELVNESDEEIADLLVPEEEAHIFDKKE
- a CDS encoding uncharacterized protein (Compare to YALI0D07700g, similar to Saccharomyces cerevisiae DYN2 (YDR424C); ancestral locus Anc_5.532, highly similar to uniprot|Q15701 Caenorhabditis elegans DNCL1 Dynein light chain protein 1 cytoplasmic): MSDKAPIPEKKAVIKSVDMADDMQRIIIDLTMQALDKYSIEKDIAAYVKKELDQRFGVTWHCIVGRSFGSYVTHETKHFIYFYVGQIAILVFKTS
- a CDS encoding uncharacterized protein (Compare to YALI0D07722g, ancestral locus Anc_5.531, similar to uniprot|Q86Z93 Gibberella moniliformis KLP7 Kinesin), giving the protein MQKRSRSPANAPDRRTRPRPASALASTLSAGRHTKSSLPPLRSAASSGNLASHTSARARAMPSGNVKVVVRVRPFVKREREAGAENLISMNDNSTTIKPPSGAATNPRNPTEPKTFTFDRSFDSHDPSSKLFAAQNTVYDEIGAEMLQHNFEGYNSCIFAYGQTGSGKSYTMMGTPDDLGLIPRTCEQLFKQIDEMASADVSVTVRVSYLEIYNERVQDLLRPQKKQVGPGSHNSSSLRLREAKDTGPYVEGLSDFPVESYQDVKKYLELGNANRVTAATKMNDASSRSHAVFTLEVKQVLFDQEHDTTEEKTSRIRLVDLAGSERATSTGNTGQMLREGGQINKSLTTLGRVISILAESSSRNSAAVTPFRDSTLTWLLKENLGGNSKTVMVACISPTDYSETLSTLRYADQAKRIRTQAVKNQDILSAAQRDLQIEEMQERINELQNKVSEQSSRPDQSLQSTAEFQKIRNAVKLFQDRAKHEESKRKAQVLELEALRRHNKLLTGHINDMAVQSPSSSSETADKDMYASLVMEQDSIRKDLADLGQLVKEDVSKYERLLA
- a CDS encoding uncharacterized protein (Compare to YALI0D07678g, similar to Saccharomyces cerevisiae SNX41 (YDR425W); ancestral locus Anc_5.533, weakly similar to uniprot|Q07528 Saccharomyces cerevisiae Chromosome IV reading frame ORF YDL113C), with amino-acid sequence MSDFEDNNPFAGADRRDSVSSDATDDGPSASFLATNTTNDFGGASFMAGGGSFYGAASQIGGLGGMGMSAYDPESALANPFDDGSNSFSATPTASITNQNDTAHEATNERTTTASQSNIPPIEIIEANKNHEGTSRGFITYTIRVGDVSVRRRYSEFESLRTTLTRMFPTLIVPPIPEKHSITDYAVAPTKAREDKDMIEHRQRMLQVFLNRCRNLPQISNCIVFQRFLDPHASWSEVLNSPPVSTLPRYSLRAPPVDPSNNVTEAHSYLPIPSANGVVRNRGGDEEGKQEAFFAEAEKTAKEYEAVIGGGLEKVARRILKRYTDIAGDYAELGGRFNALSLEESDSRMAATVEKVGQAIDSNYLATNHLVRELGRQFGEPLAESAQFSGVVRSVLKYRKQKALQLELTSDSLEAKRVTLASLESAEADSQRINDALGRTRSNNGPSTTNSGEQPSASPAPKKSSGFKIPGLSSLNSAFNNMMDADPEASRRQGIGKTREQIGQLEQALEVAQKDIVVANESVEKDLERFRAEREADLKCMIRAFLKCHIDWAKQNLDTWQSAQAEVESM